A DNA window from Selenomonas sp. oral taxon 126 contains the following coding sequences:
- the pyrR gene encoding bifunctional pyr operon transcriptional regulator/uracil phosphoribosyltransferase PyrR: MTEFREKAVLMDDDGIRRALMRIAHEIVEKNKGTENLVLVGIRTRGVPIAARIAEEIARIEQRELPRGVLDITLYRDDLNELSYQPVVHPTEMPHDITGKTIVLVDDVLYTGRTIRAAMNALLDIGRPRMIQLAVLIDRGHRELPIRADYVGKNVPTAAIEDVSVLLRDTDGVEKVVIRERV; the protein is encoded by the coding sequence ATGACGGAATTTAGGGAAAAGGCAGTCCTCATGGACGACGATGGCATACGGCGCGCGCTCATGCGCATCGCACACGAGATTGTCGAGAAGAACAAGGGCACGGAGAATCTTGTGCTCGTCGGTATCCGCACGCGCGGCGTTCCCATTGCCGCGCGCATTGCGGAGGAGATTGCACGCATCGAGCAGCGGGAGCTGCCGCGCGGCGTGCTCGACATCACCCTCTACCGCGACGACCTCAATGAGCTCTCCTATCAGCCCGTCGTGCACCCGACGGAGATGCCGCACGACATCACGGGCAAGACCATCGTGCTCGTCGACGATGTGCTCTATACGGGCCGTACGATCCGCGCGGCGATGAACGCACTCCTCGACATCGGACGCCCGCGCATGATCCAGCTTGCCGTGCTCATCGACCGCGGGCACAGGGAGCTGCCCATCCGCGCGGACTACGTCGGCAAGAATGTGCCGACTGCCGCGATCGAGGATGTGTCCGTGCTGCTGAGAGACACGGATGGCGTGGAAAAGGTTGTTATTCGGGAACGGGTTTGA